In the Budorcas taxicolor isolate Tak-1 chromosome 1, Takin1.1, whole genome shotgun sequence genome, TCTCAAGTATTACAAGATATGCTCTCCAACCATAACAGAATTAAATTCGAAATCAATAGAACACCATCTagaaaatctccaaatatttgaaaattcaggaacacatttcaaaatatctcatgaatcaaaaaaagaaatcataagagAAATTTGAAAGTATGTTCCCATGAGTGGACAAAaagtacaaatataaaaatttggGGGAGGCAGCTAAAGCCACACGCAGAGAGCCATTTATAGAACTAAACCTTTAGGGAAAAAGTCAGACTTTGAGTCCATgccattaccttctttctaaagagactagaaagggcttcccaggtggctcagtggtgaagaatccgcctgccaatgcaggagttgcaggagagacgggttcgatccctgggccaggaagatcccctggaggaggaaatggcaacccactccagtattcttgctcggaaaatcccactgacggaggagcctggtgggctaccatccatgctggtgcagagtcagacacgactgggcaggTGAGCACACGCACGAGGACACTAGAAAAGAGGAGTAAGTGGAACCCTGCCCCCCGTGTGCCCAACCTCAGGCCCAAGCAGAACTTGAAGAGAGAGCCAGGATGAGGGTGTCCGTCAGAAATCGGGTGCCCTGGGCGGGGGTGCAGGGTGAGACCTGGACTCAGGCGTCATGGGTGGTGTCAGCACAAAGCAGCATTTAGACCACTGCTGGACGGGCTTCCAGGGGGGCCAGAAGAGGGCCCTGCCAGGCCTGATGGGGGCCATATctgcttctcctcttcctctcatCAAATGGAATTAAATGCATTAAATCCCCAGTGTGGGGAGGACGGAAGGAGGGGTTCTTGTCAGGATCTACCAGTTTCTGAGCGCCCAGCGCAGGGAGAGCTCTCTGATGACCCAGGCGTCCAGCTGGGCCCCTAGGGGTGCGGCTGCTGCTTCTTGCCAAGCACCCCTGGCAGCCACAGGGGCGGGAGCGAGGCTGGCACGTAGGGCGGCCTCAGGTGGGAGGCGTCCCGAGCCTGGCGGGGCAGCCCGAGGATAGAGAGTCCTGCCTTCCCTGTGGTGCGGGGCCGGCTCTTCAGGGTCAAGGGTGCCCCTGGCGGCCTTATCGGCTCCTGGGGCTGCTCCTGTCTGCAGCAGTCCATGGAGGCGAGGCCTGGGACGCCTGCTCCTGGCACGTGAGGCAGGCTGGCACTCACTGGCGCGTGTGATGGATGGCGGTTGACAGCCCTCAGCCTGGAGCACCCCTGGCACTCGCTGACCCACTTTCTCCTCCGTGGCTGGAACATTTACATAACAGATGGCCCCAGGGCCCTGCTGTCCGCCCCCAGAGGAGGTGATTCTAATTACATAGGAGTCGGAGGCACGTTGCTGGCCTGGCCGCCCTTGCTGGTTTGTGGGTGCCTGGGTGCCCACCTGGCTGCCCTCTGCTGGTTCGTGGGTGCCTGGGCCGCCCTGTGCTGGCTTATGGGTGTCTGGGTGCCCACCTGACTGCCCTCTGCTGGTTTGTGGGTGCCTGAGTGCCCACCTGGCTGGCCTGTGCTGGTTCGTGGGTGCCTGGGTGCCCACCTGACTGCCCTCTGCTGGTTTGTGGGTGCCTGGCTGCCCTCTGCTGGTTCGTGGGTGCCTGGGTGCCCACCTGGCCTGCCTGTGCTGGTTTGTGGGTGTCTGAGTGCCTACCTGACTGCCCTCTGTTGGTTTGTGGGTGCATGGGTGCCCACCTGACTGCCCTCTGCTGGTGCTTGGGTGCCTTGTGCACACCCCAAGCTCGGGGACACTTGTGGGGTTGCTGTGGGGTGTCTGCCTGGTGGGCAGTAGGTCTATTTGGCACCACTGTGATCCTCTGAACAAGACTATCCCCTCCTTTCTGGGTCCTTCTTACCCCTGCCCTGCTGCCTGCCCTGTCCAGAGCTCTGCAGAGACGGAGCGCCCTCAGACACAGTGCCAGCATGCGAGGCTGGTTGCTCAGACATGGCCAGTGAGGGTTTTATTTCAGTGTCAGTAACCCCGAGTGGTCAGTGGCTTCCGTACTGGTCAGCTGAGACAGAGCACGTGAGTGTGTGAAGGTGATGTGTTTACACGCTGCTGTATcacatcaccgtgcaccagctgTCTCAGGACCTCCGCTCCTGTGGGCAGGCGGGCGGCGTGTCCCCCAGCGAGGGAGTCTTGTCCTCCATCACCGAGCAGCTCTGCCCACCTCTCTGGTGAGCAAGGCTCCTCCTGGCCCTCTCCTGGGGTTTTTGTGGGCCTGGGGCCCGGTCCCGGGTGAGCCACCTGGCATGACCCCCTGCCTGCCCTTCCCCCGCCTTCTGTCCACCAAGTGGTGCTGTCAGAACCCTGTATCTGCCGCTTGGCCGAAGCCCTCCCTCTGCGCCAACCGCCACCCGTGCACCCCACAGACATGGGCACAGAAACGCCTGCTGGCGCTCCCGAAAGGCCCCAGCACCCCGCCCCTCCTGACCCGTCTCCACCAGTCGCACCACCTCTCATCCCTTTGTTCCGGGAGTCCCCTCCCCACACTGACCGCCCGATTCTGCCCTTGCCTCCCTGACCTCCTTCCAGTCCTCATCACTGGCCCCTGTGGCCGCTCCACATCCTGCGGGAGGCCTGTCCCCTGGACCTGGACTCTGTGCTCACCTTGACTGGGGGGCAGTGCTCAGCTCTGTCAGGCCGAGTTCCATCAGCCAAGTCCCCTGCAGACACAGTGCGCTGTCCCCATCCTCCAGCCCCCCTGCCTGTGACCGCCCCCTGTCTGTAGTCTTGTACCAGAGCCTGAATGTTGCCAGGAGGGTGAGGTGCTGACCCAAGGCTCTGCAGGAAGTATACAGTAAGCGGACCGTGATACCGGATGTAAAGCATTTTCTGAAAACCTGGTAAAGTGGGGACACTCAGCAATTTCACAGTTTGGCTAGTGGAGACGaatccactttatttatttatttttttattaatagcaTCCTTTATTGGAGGAAGTGATTAaggtattctttttttatttttttttattttttactttattttactttataatactgtattggttttgctatacataaACGAATCCACTTTAGAAATGAGGATAGCTAAGGAGTCGCAACTCTAGACCTCCAGGGACACGGATCTGTGGTCTCCACGTTTCTTAAGGCTGAAGGGAGGGTTCTGGCCCTGGTGTATTGGGCAGTGGACAGGGCCAAGGTGGCAGCAGAGCAGACACCCCCCACACATGGAGGTCCCCAGGCTGACGGGGTCACCCCTTCCCCTCCAGCCACTCATGGGCCCTCGTCACGGAGGCAACACTGAGCCCAGAGCCCTGCGTTAACGGGCAGGCCGGGTCAGTCCCTGGCGATCTTTCCCTGGGACCTGTCCCCCACGTGCCTGCAGCCCCTGCAGGGCCCACAGCGCGAGTCCTGGGGTGCCCTTCCCTCCCTCGTGTGGCTGGGTGCCCCAGATCCCTCTGCTCAGAGCCCCGCCTTTCACCCCAACAGTGTGGGAGGCCGTAGCCCAGCCTTGACCTGGCCCCGTGGGCAGACCCAACCCCTGACGTGAGCCCTCCCTCACCAGGTGACACCATCTGGGCCCCATCTGTCCTTCCTCACGGCGCCCTCGGCACCTTGAGCCACCACCCCCAGCTGCATTTTGGAAGAAAGATGGAGTCCAAGGTCTCAGAAGGTGGCCTGAACGTGACGCTGACCATCCGCCTGCTGATGCACGGAAAGGTACGGGCCTGGGGGAAGTGGAGGCTGCCCACGCAGGGGCCCAGTTCCGAACCAGGCTTCTTACAATTCCAAGTGATCGCGAACTTGCATCGCCGTCCCACGCCTGCTCCTCCCAGAGCCTCTTGCGCCTGAGCCGCGCTGCTGCCCAGCCCTGCTGCCTCGTGCGTGTCCTTCACGCCAGggcgccctcctccaggacagCACGCTGACTGACACGCCCCCACTTGTGCCCGCCGACTCTCACCCCAGGGCTTCCCTTCACCCAGCGCTCCCCACCCTCCCTGTGCCTTTTGCCTTCGGCTTCCCATCCAGCTCTTTTGTAAAAACAATGTCCCTCACTCCCTCGTGTTGGCTTTTTCTGCTGTTTCCTCGCCGTTGGCAGGAGTGACCCAGAAGCCTTCCCATCAGAGTGGAGATTTCAGGGCATCATTGGTGGGGGTGCCTGCGGGCGCCTCCCTGCCCACTCCACGGTCACCAGGGGTCCTTGCTGGCAGCCGGTCAGGGGCTGCGTGGCTGCCAGCATGCCCCTTGCTTCACTCGCAGCTCCTGGACGTGGGGCTCCTGTTTGCTCCTGTCACCCCATACTGTCCCTGTCCTGCCATGACTGGCTCTGATGATCACATTGCCCCTGACTTGGCCATGGTGGTCGCATCGTTCTGACAGCAGCCCCTCTGGCGTAGAACACTGCTATCGCTCATCCTGCTTTCCTCCTGCTGGAACTGGCCCAGAGACCCCGACTCCCCTAAGTGAGGCTGGTGGGCTGGCCTTAGAAGCCCAGGTATGGGCGCATGGGGGTGTTCATGGCTCTCGGGCTTCTGTGGgtcccaggcagggctggggaaggtgtgtttgtgtatatgagtgtgtgtctgtgcacattTACACACTACTGCTTTCCATGTTTATCTCTGTGCTGGGCCCCTGAGCTCACACCCCCAACTCCAGTACAGCAACACAGACTTGTCCTAGCTCCGTGGTCCATCCGTGTGGGCAGCAGGAGGAACCTGGGGCTGCAGAGGCTGGCCTCACGCCCGAGGCCCTGCTCTCCCTAGCTCTCTGGAAGCTGGAGCTCACACCTGGCACTCCCCTTTCTGTAGAGGTGAAGGAAGGGTGACCACCTGCCCACCCCCAGAGTGGGGTGACATTTGGTTAAGGTTGTCGGAGGCTGGGTGTGTACCGCAGAGGGCAGTCTGAGGTCAGTTACACACCCCACTTCCAGCAGCAGCTGGCACAGTGAGCACCCAACCCTCCCCTGGGAGGTGAGGTACCCCAACCACCAAGGGAGCCCCCACCCAGCGCCTGGCCACCACTGCTGCACACAGCCCCCAGGGCAGCCCCACAACACAGACCCTCCCAGAGTCTGCCCCAGGGCACTGTCATTGCTGAGGGCTTCGCTGGAACAAGGAAGATGAGTTTAATTGTGGAAGCTGCTCTCTGCAGCTGAAAGCCAGTGGGCCCTGCGTCCCTGGGCGGGGCTGCCCAGCGGGTCCCGAGGGTTTGTCCTGGGTAAGAAAGTGCCATGATGGGCGGTCCTAGCTGTGAGCATGTCTGAACCATCGTGAGCCCCAGGCTTTAAAACTATGGCAGGGTATTCAGACATCTTTCAATGTTCTCTGCGTGCGCGTGCGCCTCTGTGTGCgcgtgcgcatgctcagtcgctcaattgcgtttgactttttgcgaccctatggaccatagtccgccaggctcctctgtccatgggattctccaagcaagaattctccaggcagatggAGTGgctaaccatttccttctccaggggatcttcccaatccagggttcgaaccctgatctcttgcatctcctgcattggcaagagggtttatttatttatttatttttaaccactgagccacctgggaagccccttggaaTGTTCTacgttttttaaaaaggtcaaaTAGCAATAGCACTAAACTTTTACATCACAAGGACATCGAGGGAGATTTTACCTTCACCTGTTTCTTGCAGGCTCCCTTGAGGCCTAAGTGCACAAGTGATGCCTGCCAATGAATGTGTCTGTCGAGAAGGCAGCTTGCCATTCTCTTTGTCTGTCCGTCAGAGGCAGGGCAGCCTGCCGCCTGCCGCCTGCCCCCTCCTGGCCGCCGGCCTCCCCTGCCGCTCGAGTTCCGGCCAGTGGGCGGTCTCCCACGCCTGTCACAGGCGTCCCGCTCCCTCTGCTCTCTGACAtcacctctctcttcctttcctacaGGAAGTTGGCAGCATTATCGGAAAGGTAATTATTGAGTGAACTCTGCCTCTCTTGGGATCTTAGCGGGAAGTGAGGCCCAGAGTGCCCGTGCTGGGGGTGGGCGTGCACCTGTGTGCCACATGTGCAGAGAGGGTCCCTTGGGAATCCTGCCCCCTGCCTTCAGGCTGCACCCCCGAGCCTGTCCCATCGCCTCCTGTTCTCTGGCCCTGCGGGCACTGGGAGCCCTCCCCTGAGGCCACCCCATCCTCCAGGGCTCTGTCCGCCAGTCCTTCTCCCCAAGTTTGACCCATACGAGTCCCCACGTCATTCCTGGGAGCAGTGTCCTGCCTCCAGCCTGAGTGTAGTGAGTCCGTTCGCACAGAAATGCCCCCAGAGAGAGCAAGCACTGGTGTGGAAGCCCATGCTTGTGGGCAGGCAGGCCAGGaccccctccccgagtcctgtgGCCATCTAAGGCTCCCTGGTCCCACATGGTCCTTGAACAGTGGGGGCACCCCTAGAGCTCAGAGTCAGGCTCTTTTTCACAAGCCACTCTGTTTTGAGGGGTTGTCCATTGGCCTAGTCCCCACTTTGCCTGTGGTGAAGATGGAGAAGGGTGCAGACCTGCCGGGTGGAGGAGGTGCCCAGGTCAGACGTGGAGGTGCATCAGGTCTGCGGGGCCAGGCCCACCCAGCCTGCGGCCTGGGCCCTGGacaagggggcagggagggctggggggTCACCTGTGTCGGGCGCCGAGTCCAGCTTTGAGCGCTGGGGTGTCCGGCCTCCCGGGCCTGTGGCAGAAGCCCAAGTGACCCCCTCCCTTGTCTGAATCTCTGTTCCAGAAAGGAGAGACCGTGAAGAAGATGCGTGAGGAGGTGAGTGGGCCCCCCTGAGCCCAGCGCCATtcctgggtgggtgggaggatggAGGCCAGGCCTCCCAGCAGCTCTGCACCCAGCCCCACAAGGCCTGGACCCATCAGGAACCCCATACACCAGGGATGAGAGTGAGGGGTGACCGTGGGGAGCCCTCAGTGTGCACGCTGGTGGTTCAGGTACCCTCCTGGGTCACGGCCAGGTCACAGCCCACTCATTAGGATAGGACTGGTCATCAGTGCTGAGGTCCAGGTGCCGCCAGCCTGCAGGCATCTCTGGTGGTCAGTAGGCCTGAGGACCCAGCCCGCTGCCAGTGCAGTAGCTTGAATCCAGTTTCTGAGGTTTGCTCACCTTCCTCCCAGAGCGGGGCAAGAATCAACATCTCGGAGGGAAACTGCCCAGAGAGAATCGTAACCATCACGGGCCCCACGGACGCCATCTTCAAAGCTTTTGCCATGATCGCCTACAAGTTTGAAGAGGTAAGGGGTGCCTGGGCCCCCCTGCTCTGGGCAAGGGGACCTCTcagctcctctgcctcccccagaaCCTCCCCACCAGTCCACCTGATAACAGACCAGTGCCCCTCCTCCTGAGGCTCACCTCCCTCACTGAGGGTTTCCTCGGGCCTGGCCCCCAGAGCACAAGCCCTCAGGGAAGGCCTGGAGCCTGGCAGTGAGGCAGCGGTATGGGGCCTCAGCCCTGTCCATAGTGGCTGACCCCTGGGGTGGGCAGCTTGGCTCAGATGTGGGCACAGGGAGCCCAGACATGGGAACCAACACACCTTTGTGCCTGTGCGCTTCTGTGCCCATCTGCCAGTGAGTTACACCTCAAGATGTTTACGTGTTTCTGATGTTTTCGAAATTGCTTAGTTATGTGATCTCTTTACTGAGAGGACAACCAAGCTGGGGAGTCAATCTTTCTGTCAAATGTATCACCCTCTGTCCAGATGTCTGCCCCACCAGGCCTAAAGGTCAGAGGACAGACCCTGAGTTTGGGCACCCTGGGGGCCCATGCCCCACCCCACAGCAGCACTGTGACGCTGGAACAGGCCTGTCTGGGGGTCTCCTGGTGTTctccagcctccctctcctcGTCACCTGAGCCGGGCCCAGCCTCGCAGGCCCTGCAACCAGCccagcctgccccctcccccagtccaCGGCAAGCCTGTCTGGGCTCTCACAGTGGTGTGCAtgcctctccctccccaggacaTCATCAACTCCATGAGCAACAGTCCAGCCACCAGCAAGCCTCCGGTGACGCTGAGGCTGGTGGTCCCTGCTagccagtgcgggtccctgattGGCAAAGGCGGCTCCAAGATCAAAGAGATCAGGGAGGTAacagccctcctcccccaccccagggccgtGAGCCAGGCGGGTCAGGACATCCCTGGGCAGAGCACCGGCCCCCTCCCTGCTGACCCTGCAGCACGGAGCTGGGAATGGGGGAGGGACGAGCACAAGGCAGAGAGGCCAGGGGATCTCCGATGTGGGTGTCAGGCACAGGCGCCAGGCCTGACTTCTAGGACGGGGCCCCAGTGCATGGGCTCTGCCTGCCCAGGGAGGTGCCTGGGAGAATGCTGAGCCACCCACTGGGGTGGAGGTCGCCTGAGGTGTGACCCCACACCCATATGTTCATCTCCAAGGAAAGCCTTCCTCTCTTAAGGGAGGGCAGCCCCCGGCCGGACTCCTTCCAGGAAAGACGGCCATACAGTTCAGGCCCCAAGACTGGAGTCCATCTTTGTCTAGGACCTCAAACTCCACACAGAGGAAGAATTCCACATATGTGGGGAAGAAATCTGTCTGCTGAGATGCCCTTCCCTCCGCCCAGCATCACCCCTCCTACACAGGTCCATGCTGGCAGCAGTGGTCTGCGCCAGACGGATGTGGCTGCCCACAGGTGCTCCAGATGGAGCATGTAGCGGGCGTGGAGGGGTGACCTGAGGCAGCGCCTTGTGGGCATCCCGAGGGCAGTCAGGACATGTTGCTCCAGTGCGGGCCGCCCACCTCAGGAGGCCCCCATCCAACATCCAGTCTCTCCAGTCCACAGGTGCCCAGGTCCAGGTGGCCGGGGACATGCTGCCCAACTCCACAGAGCGGGCAGTGACCATCTCGGGGACCCCGGACGCCATCATCCAGTGTGTCAAGCAGATCTGTGTGGTCATGCTGGAGGTACAGTCTGTCTGCAAGTCTGGGCTCCTCGCCCGCCTGTCCCTCACTACACCCAGCCCTGTTTTCTGAGTGCTGGAGGTATCAGGTGCCCTGAGGATTCATTTGGTCAGCATTGCCTGGACTGGGCCTCAGGAATGGGCCCACGCCCCTGATCCAGGCTCAAGGCAACTTGAGTGAGAGCTGTGCAGAGTGTGTGGGCACTGTGGGAGGGCTGCCAGCTCTGCCACCTTCAGGGTGGGATCTCATCTTCCCTGGGGATTTGGGGAGAGAAGGTGGTGGGGGCACAGGCCCTGCCAAAATCTATGGAGTTGAATGAAGAGTCCACGCAAAGGGGCAGGCCTTAAAAATGGTGCACCTGTGTCCTGAAGACAGGTCTATGCTAAAGACAAGTGTGCACTGGGCCCAGGTGTGCACTGGAGGCAGCTGTGCATGGAGACAGGTGTGCCTTGGCGGCTGGTGTGCTGGAGACAGGTCTGCAGTGCATGCAGGTATGCACTGAAGTAGGTGTGTACTGGAGTCAGGTGTGCACTCGAGACAGGTGTTTACCTGTGGCAGGTGTACACTGGATGCAGGTGTGCACTAGTGGCATGTGTACACTGGTGGCAAGTGCGCAGAGAAGGCAGGTGTACAGTGGTGGCATGTGTGCCCTGGAGGTAGGTGTATACTAGAAACAGGTGTGGCCTAGAGGCAGCTACGTACTGGAGGCAGGTTTGTGCTGGAAACAGTTGTGCACTGGGGGCAGGTGTGCACTGAAAACAGGTGTGTATGGAATCAGGTGTACATTGGTGGCAGGTGTGTACATGAGACAGATGTGCACTGAAGACAGGTGTGCACTGGTGGTGGTCGTGAACTGGAGATAGGTGTACACTGTTGGCAGGTGTGGATTGGAGACATGTGCCCTGGAGTCAGCTGTGCCCTGGAGTCAGCTGTGCCCTGGAGACAGCTGTGCCCTGGTGCAGGTGTGCCCTGGGGGCACATCAGGGCTGGAGATGCAAGTGGAGTGCAGTGGCCCACACCGCCACCAGGCCCCCTGGCTGGACTACGTGCAGGCACCAGAGACACTGCTGAGGCACAGCAGGCTGTGCTTATGAGTGCACAGGAAAATGCCCACAGTGCAAAGACAAGGGGTGGAGAAAAGGATCAACAGAAGGAGAAGTAAGGAAGGTGCAGCTGAGCAGGAAGGAACCTCTCAAAATTTGGAGGAGGTCGCCTGAGGTGTGACCCCACACCCATATGTTCAAGATTTAAGTTTCAGTCAATACGCAAACTGCTACAAGATTAACTAAAGTTGTCAATAATAGTTGCTGGTCTTTTTTAAGCTAAAATGCAGTCATCAGGCATCTAACGGAAGGTTTCACTAGCTGTGCTGGTTGCCTGGCCATCAGGCCCTGCTCCCCCACAGTAAAGCCATGGAGGGCCCACCCTGGCTGACCGCAGTCCCGCTTGGATGCTGGCTTGGGGGCAGCAGGGGCTCTCCCTTTCCTGTActtgatagtgaaaatgaagccgctcagtcgtgtccgactctttgcgaccctgtagactgtagcctaccaggctcctctgtccatgggattttccaggcaatggtactggagtggggtgccattgccttctccaggggatcttcccaacccagggcttgaacccgggtcttccgcattgtaggcagacgctttactatctgagccaccagggaagtccttctgtaCTTGACCTGGCGCTAAAGCACCATGTCCAACTTCTTCAAAAGAAGTtggtattgattttattttcctgaagtgTGATATTGGGAAGTTAGGTGTGCCCTGGAGTCAGGTGTGCCCTGGACAGATTTTCCTGAACGTTTTTTTCTGCAGCATCCCCTACACTGGTCCTGGTTATGAACAGTGTCTTCCTCAGTCCTGGTGCTGGGACCACGAGTGACCAAGAGGGCAGGTGGCCTGCGGGACCTGGCGCCCCTAGTGTGGCAGACACCCCAGGAAGTGAGGAAGCCCATGCCAGCCTAGTGGGTGGCAGCTGCCATGTCGGGGTGCAGGGCAGAGATGTGAGCCACCCTAGGATGATGAGGTCTGAGCAGGACACGTGGTCTCCTCAGGACTCCTTAGATGTGGCTTTGCCTATGCCGCATTCATGGTCAGACGTGGCCCCACAGAAGAGCCTGACCCATAGGCTATAGTTGCTTGTGCCCCCCGGGCTGTGGGAGGCAGACTGAAACACAGGCACGTGTGATGGGTCCTTGTGGAGGTGGGGGGAACGAGGCCTCCTGTCACTGGTGTCACAGGGCTCACAGGAGAGGCTGCTTACTGGGGAGGGAGCATTCTCACACCCAGAGGCCCCTGGCCTGGTGTTAAATGAAGAGTGTATGGA is a window encoding:
- the PCBP3 gene encoding poly(rC)-binding protein 3 isoform X4, whose protein sequence is MRYFKVPQGCLQREAPHMVPCDTIWAPSVLPHGALGTLSHHPQLHFGRKMESKVSEGGLNVTLTIRLLMHGKEVGSIIGKKGETVKKMREESGARINISEGNCPERIVTITGPTDAIFKAFAMIAYKFEEDIINSMSNSPATSKPPVTLRLVVPASQCGSLIGKGGSKIKEIRESTGAQVQVAGDMLPNSTERAVTISGTPDAIIQCVKQICVVMLESPPKGATIPYRPKPASTPVIFAGGQAYTIQGQYAIPHPDLTKLHQLAMQQTPFPPLGQTNPAFPGLDASPPASTHELTIPNDLIGCIIGRQGTKINEIRQMSGAQIKIANATEGSSERQITITGTPANISLAQYLINARLTSEVTGMGAL
- the PCBP3 gene encoding poly(rC)-binding protein 3 isoform X1, which codes for MRYFKVPQGCLQREAPHMVPCDTIWAPSVLPHGALGTLSHHPQLHFGRKMESKVSEGGLNVTLTIRLLMHGKEVGSIIGKKGETVKKMREESGARINISEGNCPERIVTITGPTDAIFKAFAMIAYKFEEDIINSMSNSPATSKPPVTLRLVVPASQCGSLIGKGGSKIKEIRESTGAQVQVAGDMLPNSTERAVTISGTPDAIIQCVKQICVVMLESPPKGATIPYRPKPASTPVIFAGGQAYTIQGQYAIPHPDQLTKLHQLAMQQTPFPPLGQTNPAFPGEKLPLHSSEEAQNLMGQSSGLDASPPASTHELTIPNDLIGCIIGRQGTKINEIRQMSGAQIKIANATEGSSERQITITGTPANISLAQYLINARLTSEVTGMGAL
- the PCBP3 gene encoding poly(rC)-binding protein 3 isoform X2, whose protein sequence is MRYFKVPQGCLQREAPHMVPCDTIWAPSVLPHGALGTLSHHPQLHFGRKMESKVSEGGLNVTLTIRLLMHGKEVGSIIGKKGETVKKMREESGARINISEGNCPERIVTITGPTDAIFKAFAMIAYKFEEDIINSMSNSPATSKPPVTLRLVVPASQCGSLIGKGGSKIKEIRESTGAQVQVAGDMLPNSTERAVTISGTPDAIIQCVKQICVVMLESPPKGATIPYRPKPASTPVIFAGGQAYTIQGQYAIPHPDLTKLHQLAMQQTPFPPLGQTNPAFPGEKLPLHSSEEAQNLMGQSSGLDASPPASTHELTIPNDLIGCIIGRQGTKINEIRQMSGAQIKIANATEGSSERQITITGTPANISLAQYLINARLTSEVTGMGAL
- the PCBP3 gene encoding poly(rC)-binding protein 3 isoform X3, which encodes MRYFKVPQGCLQREAPHMVPCDTIWAPSVLPHGALGTLSHHPQLHFGRKMESKVSEGGLNVTLTIRLLMHGKEVGSIIGKKGETVKKMREESGARINISEGNCPERIVTITGPTDAIFKAFAMIAYKFEEDIINSMSNSPATSKPPVTLRLVVPASQCGSLIGKGGSKIKEIRESTGAQVQVAGDMLPNSTERAVTISGTPDAIIQCVKQICVVMLESPPKGATIPYRPKPASTPVIFAGGQAYTIQGQYAIPHPDQLTKLHQLAMQQTPFPPLGQTNPAFPGLDASPPASTHELTIPNDLIGCIIGRQGTKINEIRQMSGAQIKIANATEGSSERQITITGTPANISLAQYLINARLTSEVTGMGAL